In the Hevea brasiliensis isolate MT/VB/25A 57/8 chromosome 8, ASM3005281v1, whole genome shotgun sequence genome, ATATAAAGCAAAATTAAATGAGAAGAGAGAGTTattataatatttcatttataattaAAGAAATTATTCTCTTCTGGTGACAgaggaaaaaatatttttattgcatataatttatttagACATATTTGAATCAATTTCTGATAGGAGTATAAGATACTTtggattatattaaatttaaatttaaatttttttaatacaaaTTAAAGTTGAGAGATAACGATAAACAACTTATAAGTTACCCATGATAGATAAAATTAATATGGAAATGACAATTTAtctaaaaaataatatcaaatttGACCTCAAGTTATTCTTATaagattaaaatattatttcaacTGTTATATTATATCAATTGAGATTTAACCATGTTGAAATAAGAGGGTTTTCTTGGCTTAGTCCAtaaaaattagtttataaatatTTAGTATTATTTATAAGCTAATATaaatttagcatttaaatttttaagtaattaTATGTTTTGTTAAAGTGTTTATAATAgttgataaataattaatatgtttGCCTATAAAAAAGTAGTTAACATGTTTGGTAAAAAAATAGccacatttattattaaaattactaaaaaatatttcaaataaagTATGTGGtcaatttttaaaagtttaataaaggTAACATGATAAAATACTTGCTCATACTAGCATATAAATATAGGATTTATAAACATCAAAATTAAAAGTTGGTCCTCACCttatgtatttattttttaacttataagctaacttataaatccaaaaaaatatgttataaataaatagataaatttacTTTTGGAGCTTACAAGTTACTTGGACTATTTTATAAGTTAAGACAAACATTTTTTATaagtttaaaaagaaaaaaaaaaaagacgatTACAGATTTGATGTAATAACCTGAAAGATTTTTAGAAATAGATGATTTATAAATTAgactattataatattattttattaaataaatatatttcatgagattattttttaaaaattttaaattttaatttttgaacttttaattaaagtttgtttgattgtgaaattctataattttatattttagatatttcaaatttgatgtaattattattattattattgttgttgttgttgttatttaattttaaatgtatTAAATTAGAATTGGACttagttgaaaaaaaaatttttggacTTGTCTGAGAAGATTTAGAAAGTTTATAGATCAATTTATAGTTttacttttaaattaaaaaaaagacttaaaagtttaaaaaatggGACAGCAATCCCTccccaactctctctctctctctctctctctctctctctccttcttgttCTTTTTCTGGCCATAACTTCATTCTCCGATTACCATTTTCAACGTTATTGGTATCAAAACGCTCCTCTTTTCATGAGCATCGTGAAGGTACAAAGTTTGCATAGTATCGTCTCCCGATTTGTGTGAATTGAGCTtcaaaagttttagcccattttgactttaaaaataaatttcttacAAACCGAAATTTTTCTCAAAAATTCAAGTATACCAGCTCGTTGTACACTTCGAGAGCTTTGAAATGATACTAATTCGATAATTTTTTAACGCTGAAAAATTTTTGAGACCCATGAGCTTACTAGTAAGATGTCGGGTCTTTAAAGTTGTCTTTTAGGTTAAATAAAATTTTCTCCTAACTCCTTATATTGGAGGCTTCGTGTAGGAACTTTTATTTTGAAGAAATTCCACTGACGCCTAGGACTTCAGTTTTAGTCTGGACGCACAAGGTCCGGGACCCATCTAAAAAGTAGGTCAATATTATAGTTGTTCCTACCATTTTCAAACGCCCCAAATGGGTTTCAAGTATCAGAATTAACGTAGGTAACCCCGAATGCAAATTCACTCTTTTTGCCTTAAGTTGAGCTATAgttcaataattaataaaatgttcGTGGGTGTATGAAgtgcaataattttaattgtaatattaagataatattattaaggacctccatgaatattaataaaatttttgaaagtgaattagatatttttagaCAATAGTGAATTTTAAGCTCTTAAGCTAAAGTTGAGCAATAATATTAGTTAATTAGTTTTAGCAAGCCCGAATGGGCATTTATTGTGTTGCGGGCTTAAGATCTTTGGGTTGTTGAGATATAAATTATGTTTTCTTGCAGGAAAgttaggtcttaggtataggaaAAACTCTGCTGAATTTTTTACACGAACCTAAGAAGTCTTTTGTTTCTTTAATTAATCATTGTTGGTATATTCTTGATAGTTCTTTAGTATATTTGCTTAGGTGACTCAAATCGCTATTTTCTTCTTCTCAACAAAATCAAAAAGCATTGGATTGCACTGtaagttggatattgattatattttgtaatttcaatattatttatatatttttagtatcctcatacattttataaatatatttacatacttagttaaataaattaggaGCACTCTtattattgcatatttatttattaataattacttATGTTTGCCGCCTTGTggataatttggagctatgtgtgtattatatatagatatatatggcATATGATAGATATGGATTAGACAGATAGTCACGGCTTGAACTAGTCTCATTAGAACCCGATCCTTAAGGATATGGAAAGTCAGGGTGAGGCAcagttttgagttgatctcgttggcCCCCGCACTTAGATTTAAGTGAAAGTCCAGCTTTAGTTGAGCTCACTGGCAGTTCTTAAATTAAGAGAGCTAAATAGAGAATCAGCTCCCATGGTTATGTATGAAAATACTTTACTGGGTGCGTGTGTAGCTCTAAATTATCTTCTTGTATAAGTATTGGATGATTTATTTGTTGTATATGTTCGGTGTGCATTTCATGGTTAGGGATGCATTAGttgtagatagctatagaaattatatttataatcaatatctaaaattTCTGAGTTGAATGCTCACCTCTATTCAACTATTTTTCCCTAGGTGACTAGTGGATATTAGTTTGGAGTTAACCTACTTTTTTCTCACAGGAAACTTGAACTGATTAatgtattaattattaattttattattcaaatCTATAACTCTGCAGTGACTGTAATGGTATTCTTATAATGTAAAACTAATGTATTTCACTTAAGGTACTTATGTGATTTTGGAtttagggtgagctgagctccccatttTGATATTGGATGTTGATTTGatttgtgagggtgagctgagctttcCAATTGTGATTTTGTTTGTAATATAGGTTGAGTGAGTTTCTCCCATTGGATTCTCCATTTTATTGTCAGACTCTTGTTCGTTTATTTTCTTGATTTTGGACCTTTCTTTTTAGGCTTTGTTGTTAGGTTATAGATTGTTTAAGCATACTATGGGTTTTGAGggtcttatgctgacccaagtcctaatGCCAATCTGGCCTAGAAATTGGATCGTGACATTTGACAGCAATTAAGAGAAATATAGACAAAGgaaaagaggagagagagagagtaacaaAAGGAAGGGAGAGAGAATTGGGAGAGAAAATGAGGGTAGTTTGAGGATACAAAAAGAGGGTAGTTTGAGGATACAAAAATTTCTTTCTCCTTTGACTTGCGTATGACTcgcaaaaattattaaaaaaattggaTGTAAAGATTAAAGAATTTGATTTTATGAAATAAAACGACGTTTTAATTGGACTTTGGTTTGACTCTAGTTATTCACTAAAaatcaaattatatcaaaattgaATCAAAACTGTACCGAATTAAAACTAAATTTAGAAACAAATTTTCACCTATATTTTTCTGTATTTTTTTGATATATTATACACTTTCAATATtactatatatatgtataattatagactaaatataacttaatattatattttatttctctatattttcttaatagttttaattataaatatactaaatgacctcataatttatatatatatatatatatatatcctataGTTAATATTACATAATCAATAAATAGTTAAAAGGTGTATTATATCATACCCttgtactattatattatataatatgtttaatattaaattatatatgtatcttatagttaaaagTTCTATAATTTAGAAATATTTATCATATATTAATAACTTCAAAACTTAAATGTTAATTTAAGTATGATTTTATGGAAATAAttgtataaaatttttttaataacgaGAATCGAATCAGAACCATACAAAACCATAATTAAAACAaagttaaatcaaattaaaatcataataaaatttcaatttaatttcgatTTTTAAGTAGACACCCAACAAAAACAGAATTACAAACCCAAATTTAAAGCATGGGAACAACAAATCTAGATTCTTGATAGAAGCTGATTTCAACAAGAAGCGGCTCAAATGTGAGACCAAatccattagaaaaatccaatatGTAAGAATTACCGTTTACTCCCTCTATTTTGATGTAACTAACTTTTTAatcattatattttgaaaaatatattgattagtctctatatttttacTCTATTTATTCTTTAGtctctttaattattttaaatattaatttaaattttatttagtatctataatttaaaaaatataattatataatttctctATTTTCTAAATTGTTAGTTTTTATATCGGtaatttttctattttgaatatattagctaataaaaaatttaatttaaattagatGGATAGATTAAATAATGAAGTGAACAAAAATATAAAGGCAaactaatataattttttttaaataggagaataaaataattaaatttactaaaatagaaagaataaataataaattttcaatattttataaaGAAAGTATAATCTAAGAATTTTGGTATAACAATAACAACAAATAAATCAAATAGAAGTATTTTGTGCAAGTTTGAGataattcataattttttattttaaagtattaaaaaaagattaaaagttcttttaaatatttgacaattactcttagaattaaataatttttttatcaatttaattgattattttaagtctctaataattgctttaaaattaaataaatctttattaatttaatttatctttttgaaCTTTAATAATTACTAAGTCAAATAAATTATTATCGTTAAGAGTAATTATTATAGAGTTTAGAtctatcaattaaattaataaaaatttatttaactataataataattattaagaagttaaatatactcataaaaatttatttaattttaaaaataattattaaaggtttaataaatcaattaaattaataacaTTTATTTGACCCTTTGCGTGACTATCATAGGGTGAAAAAAGGTCTTTTTACCAAAAAAAACTCACTGGGTACGTGTAAGTTTTCCTCTCCCAGACCAGAAGTGTCTGGATATCTTCAATTAATCAATTGTCACTGAGAAGAGATAaatataatagaaaataaattccATTTAAGAAAGAGCGGTGCCACACAATTTTCTCTCGCCTTTAGCCATACCACAGGACATGGCAGGAGCTCAACTCTGCTTTTCGCTCTCCTTCTCCATCCGCGGTACTCTCTCTCTCGCTCTCCTTCTCTTTGTCTTGTACAGTGTTTGTGATTCCATGGATTTCATTTCAAGCTTTGGCGAATTCATGTTGCAGATGTTTGTGCTATTAGCTCTGCAAGAAGAAACCATTCCATTTCTCTATTAACCACTTCGAGTTTTGCCAAAAGTGGGACCACTTTCGCCACTGGCTCTCCTCTCTGTAAGATACTTCTTCGTCATCTATTCTTTGAATCTTTTGTTACTGATTGCATGAGCCACTATCATTCTTCATTTGTGTATTGATTTTGAATGTTTGTCACTGCTTCTTAGATGAAATGCTCCATTTTAATTAATGGCTTGGTGCTAGAAGTTGATTTGATTGAATGATTGTTGCTTGCATTTACATCCCTTTTTAGTGTAATGCAAAGGGAAATACACAtttcacctcctttttctatttTACTGCAGTGGATATAAAAATGGGTTTAATTTTCAAGAGGGTAAAATCCTTTAAATTTTAGAAGCATACTTGTTGTCCATAGTTGAGCAACCACACTTTAGTGGCAACTAAAAGGTAGTTGGTTTTACTTGTGTTTGGATTTGCTAATTTCTCTAACTCAgtctctctcttttttcttttttttttttaaatccttcTTCTACAGATAAGTTCATAGCTGTTCTTCCTGGATCTTTGTTTCCATTTTGGGATCCAATCCAACTAGGTTAAGCCTAATTATTTTGATAATCATCACTTCTTTTGGGGTACAAGTCTTTTGTAAGTTACTCCAATTATGATAACTGGTGAGAAGAGAAGGGGTGGGGGGTTTTGTGTGTGGAGCTGAAAATTTACTTAAATGAACCCAGTTGTCCTCGTGTTTTTCACATCCAACCTTTGATAATTGAAAATAGAGCTTGGTAAGTAGTTCTTCAATAGTTTATCAAGGGTCTATTCAAAACGTAGCATCTGAATGCAAGTCATAACTGTAAGGTATCATCTGAATGTAAAATGTTTTTCATCTCACTTCCCTGGTTTATTTGATTGTCAAGAAGGTTTGCCAGAAGATGATATTTTTGAACTACTTGTAATTACGAGCAGTGATTTTCCAAATCTTTCCCTGTGTATTATTGCCAACTGAAGGAACATTAGATGTGCTTTGTTGATTTAACATATAAAAGCTAATATCagttttcatttctagtaatatcaaGAACTTCTCTTTGGAGGAAGCCTGTAAGCAGAGCAACTTCAGTTTCTATAAGATGCGAGCAAAGTACCCAGGGAGGCAACAGTGTTGATGTATGGTTAGGACGGCTTGCAATGGTTGGCTTTGCAGTGGCTATCAGTGTGGAAATAGCCACAGGCAAGGGCCTTCTGGAGGTATGGTTTTAGGAAACATCCTTGTTTTCATTATGATTTTCAACATCTTAGCTAGTTActgactttaaattgcaattatgGATATTTTGTTCTGTTTAAAAATATGTCATTGATTTATGGGACAACTTAGATATACCGAGTACACAGAAACTTCAAAGCTTTTACCAGATTGAACTATGTGCAAAATATTGATGGTTTATCCACTGATGAGACTTGATATTCTACCTATTGGTTACCCACTTATAACTTTTCCCTACCAGTATAAAATATTAATGTAATTTGAAACTGATAAAGTAACTCCATTTGTGATTGTGAAAAATGATCTGATGAACTTTTCAGGAATATGAATTGCCCTTGATGTGCTGTTAGAATGCATAACTAAGAATCCTATTTAATTCCAATTTTGGACTGCCTCAGTTCTGCATTTGAGGCTTATTTTTTTTTGAACAAAAGTGACATCCGATGATTAGAAAGTATTTTTTTAGCTCTTTGTCCACGCATTTTTCCAGGCCTTCCCCCTCCTCCTCCACTttttctccctctccctctcaaaaGAGATTAATCCTGTTAAAGTGGTTGCTTGTAAGATACTTTTAGTTGGAGATTGAATTAGATGGAGAAAAGAATCCATTATAATTGGCTTGAGCTCATTGGAGACTGAAATTTTTGTTGGGTTGGTTTGAGTACAATGTACCGCATATGGCGCATGGGGGTCATCATCTCCTCTCACtctattctttctttctttttcttcctttttattgcctttttttattttttttttctcacagaAAAATTCCTCCTCACTCCCCCCTACATGCCTCACCTTTGAAGGGCATGTAGGTTGCATAGAGGGGGAGTAAAAGAGATTGATGATCCCATTCCTAGAGATATGCTTGATCTCGCCCTCCCTTTACACATGCACATCAGATACGTTATGCAATGACACACAATCTTCTCTATTAACGAGCAAATATCTTATCAAATCTATGTTCATTTTGGCTTTGCAGAATTTTGGGCTTACAACACCCTTGCCTACAGTAGCATTGGCAGTAACAGGATTGGTGGGTGTTTTGACAGCTATTTTTATATTCCAGTCAGCCTCTAAGAATTGAGCCCACACATAAGGTTGTGGTACAGTGTTTGTAAAGTTGTAATTCAAAAGATCTTTAAGGTTGCATTTTTGTTAATCACTAATTTTAATGTCTTTAAGCCAAGAATGGGGTAATACTTGAGAATGTAAAGTGATggaaaatataatctatatgacACCTTTCCTTATGTGGTGCTGTTTTCACTGTAATGTGTAGTTTAGTGGATACTTCTATTACTCGTCATGATTCTGGGAATGTCTTTATATCTGTTTAAGCAGGGTTTCGAAAAGACATTTGATTAGCTTTGAGAATCAACTGCTGCTATTATTTTGATGATATCAGAATCTCATTAGATTTACTAAACAAAGATACCTTGGATAGGGGGCCTCTTGTGAGTGCAATAATCTtatgatgggcatgaaaagacaGCTTTCTTGCCAGTGCATTACCTGATGATCACTTTAAGGACAAGAGATCTCCTTTGCCATGCTCTTTTTAATTGTGCTTTTCACGTCCATGAAATTCTTTCTTAATTCCAGGTTTCTATAATCATAGAACATATATTTCTCTGTTGCAGATAGTTTGCTTTCTCTTTCTGTGTTTTCTTCCATGATTAGTGCTTTGTTTCTGGAGTTTTAACTAAATTGTGGTTTCTGGGTTATCTCCCTCTGGGTCTTAAGTCTCTGATCTCTGTCTCTTTTCATCAGCTCCATTGATACATATTCTTAGGCCAAGTGTAAACCTTGTGTTGAATTTCATCAAATTCATCGGCGAAGAATTTGTTGGAAATTCAATGTGAATATTGAAAATAGTTAATATAATGATCATATAAGCGTTA is a window encoding:
- the LOC110658274 gene encoding stress enhanced protein 1, chloroplastic, which codes for MAGAQLCFSLSFSIRDVCAISSARRNHSISLLTTSSFAKSGTTFATGSPLLISRTSLWRKPVSRATSVSIRCEQSTQGGNSVDVWLGRLAMVGFAVAISVEIATGKGLLENFGLTTPLPTVALAVTGLVGVLTAIFIFQSASKN